The genome window TCGAGAAACCCGCGCCCGGCACGGCGCCTTCGCGGCTGGCCGTCGTCGGGCGGTACGTGTTCCCGCCCGACGTGTGGGAGCCGCTGTCGCGCGCGCAACCGTCAGTCGGAGGGGAGATTCAACTCGTCGACGGACTGCGCGAGTTGATGGCGGCCGGGCGCTTGTACGGCGTCGTGCTCGCCGGCGACCGGTACGACGCCGGCGATCGCATCGGCTATTTGCGCGCGAACCTCGCTTATGCGCTCGCGCGGCCGAGTTTGCGCGACGCCGTGATCGCCATGTGCCGCGCCATTGCGAACTCGGCGGAGTGAGCGTGGCGGAGACCGGGAGCAGCCGTGCGGCGACGTCCTCGATGTCGATCGTGCACGGGCCGGTGCGCGCCACGATGGCAGCCGACGTGCTCCGCGGCATGCTGTCGGTCCCCAAGGCGCTGCCGCCCAAGTACTTCTACGACGCGCGCGGCTCGCGGTTGTTCGATGCAATCTGCGACACGCCGGAGTATTACCCGACCCGTACGGAGCGCGCGCTGCTCGCGCGGGTGGCGGCCGACGTCGTCGCGCGCGTGCGACCTGCCGAACTCGCGGAACTCGGCAGCGGCGCCGCCCGCAAGACGCGCGTGTTCCTGTCGGCGATGGGCGCGGGACGGTTCGTGCCGATCGACATCAGCGAGCCGATGCTCGTGGCCAGCGCGCGGGATCTGGTTCGCGACTATCCGTGGCTGAGCGTGTACGGGGTCGTGGCCGACCTGGACGCGGATCTGCGGTCGCTGCTGCCGGCTCCGGCGGGACCGCGGTTGTGGTTGTTCCTCGGCGGGACGATCGGAAACTTCGACGACCCGGCCGCGATTGCGCTGCTGTCTCGCGTGCGCGCGGCGATGGGACCGGGCGACGCCCTCGCGGTCGGAATGGACCTCGTGAAGGCGCCGTGGCGGTTGATTGCGGCATACAACGATGCGGTGGGCATCACCGCCGAGTTCAACCGCAACGTGCTGCGCGTGATCAACCGGGAACTCGGCGCCGACTTCGATGTGGAGTCGTTCGACCACGTCGCGTTGTGGCGGCCGGAACTCGAGCAGATCGAGATGCACCTCGAGGCCCGGCGACCGATGGTCGCGACCATCGGCCGACTCGGCGTTCGCGTGCGGTTTGCGTCGGGGGAGCGCATCCATACCGAGAACAGCCGCAAGTACACGCGCGCGAGCGCGCGGCGGATTGCCGGCGCGGCCGGACTTCGCGAACTCGACTGGCTCGTGTCCGACGACGGGGCGTTCGCGCTCGCGCTGCTCGCGCCGGAATCGCCGTGACCGCGGGCGCCGGGCGGCCGCGGCGGGGTGGGTGCGCGCAGGCGGCGGCGCGCGGCGACGGGACCGGGCCGATGCGCTCGCGCGGCGGCCGTCGCGGGCGGAGGCCACACGCCGCGTGTCGGAGCGGGCTGGTACAACGGCGAGGCAGTCGATGAGCGTCGGAACCAGGGAAGTCACGAGCCGGATCGCCGCCGGGGTGCGCAGCGCGCGCCGCGCGCGTCGCGGCGCTCCCCGGCGCACGGACGTGCCGGGGTGGCGGCCGTGGGACGAGCCGGCCCCGCCGTGCTGCGGTCGCCGCCCGGCGGCCTAGGGGCGCCAGCGATGGACGTCGCCGAAGTCGCGGTCGAGCTGCCGGTGGCCGGCACGTACCACTACGAGGTGCCCGCGCGCTGGTCGATGCGGCCGTTGGTCGGGGCGCGCGTCCTCGTGCCGTTCGGTGGCCGCGGCGTCACCGGCATCGTCGTGGCGTACCCGGCGGCCGCCGCCGTGCCGGCCGGGCAGATGCGACCGATCGAAGACGTGCTCGACGATGTCCCGCCGGTGAGCGCGGAACTGCTCGACCTGTGCCTGTGGGTGGCGCGCTACTACGAGGCGCCGCCGGGCGAGGTGCTCCGCGCGGCGCTACCGGCCGGCACGCGGGTAACCGCTGCACGGTTCGTCGCGCTCACCGATGCGGGGCGCGAGGCGCTGGCCGGTGCGGCGGGGGGGGCCTTGCCGCGCCGCCTGCGCGACGTGTTGGGCCGGGTCGCCGGAGCGGGCGGGGCGATCGCGGCACGGCAGTTGGGTGCGCGAGGCATCCGCCGCGAGGACGTCGATGCGCTCGTGGCGAGCGGGCTGCTGCAACGTACGACGGCGCGGTCGCGCGCGCGCGTCCGGCCGCGCACCGAGCGCGTCGCCGTCGCGGTCGGCCCCGTCGACGCCGCGGTCCGCGCCGCGCTGGCGCGGGCGCCGAAGCGGCTCGCCGTGCTCGAGGCGATCGTGGCGGCCGGCGGGGCGGCGGCCGTGGCGGATCTGAAACATGCCGAACCGCGCGCGGCCGACCACGTGCGCGCGCTGTCGCGCGCGGGGTTGGTCGAGGTCGTCCACCGGCCGGTGCGCCGCGACGGCTGGGCGGTCGCCGCCGACGACGTCGCCACGTCGGCGCCCGTCGAGCCACCGCAACTCACGGAGCCGCAGCGCGCGGCGCTCGATCAGATCGCGCGCGCGGTCGACGACGGGGTGTTTCGGTCGTTCGTGCTGCACGGCGTGACCGGCAGCGGCAAGACGGAGGTGTATCTGCACGCAATCGCGCGCGCGCTGGCGGCGGGCAAGTCGGCCATCGTGCTCGTGCCGGAGATTTCGCTGACGCCGCAGCTCGCCGCGCGGTTTCGCGCCCGTTTCGGCGATCGGGTGGCCGTGTTGCACAGCGGGCTCAGCGACGGCGAGCGGTTCGACGAATGGCACCGCTTGCGACGCGGGCAGGCGGCGATCGCGCTGGGCGCGCGCTCGGCGGTGTTTGCGCCGGTGGACCGCCTCGGCGTCGTCGTGGTCGACGAAGAACACGACTCGAGCTTCAAGCAGGAGGAGGGCGTGCGCTACCACGCGCGCGACGTGGCGCTCGTCCGCGCCCAACGCGCGGGCGCGGTGTGCATCCTCGGGTCGGCGACACCGTCGCTCGAAAGCTATCGGGCGGCCGCGACCGGTCGCCACGCGTTGCTCGAACTGCCGTCGCGCGCCACCGCGCGTCCGTTGCCAGAGGTCGACATCGTCGATCTGCGCACGTACCAGCCAGAGGGCGACGCGATGCTCACGGCGCCGCTGGCGGCCGCGATCGACGATGCGCTGGCCGCGGGCGACCAGGTCATCCTGTTCCTCAATCGGCGCGGGTTCTCGACATTCGTCGTGTGTGGTCGCTGCGGCCATGCGTTCCGCTGCCCACACTGCTCCGTGGCGCTCACTCACCACCATCGATCGCGAAAGTTGCTGTGCCATTACTGCGGCCACAGCGAACCAGTCCCCGACCGCTGCACGCCGTGCGGTGGCGCCAAGACGATCTTGCGCCGCGGCATCGGCACCGAGAAGGTCGCCGCGGCAGTCGGTGCGCGCTATCCCGGCGCGCGCGTCGCGCGGCTCGACCGCGACTCGGCCGCGGGAGCCGGACTTCACGACGTGCTCCGTCGCGTCGCGCGCCGCGAGGTGGACATCCTCGTCGGCACGCAGATGGTCACCAAGGGACACGACTTTCCGGGGGTGACGCTCGTCGGCGTGTTGTGCGCCGACACCGGTCTGTCGCTCCCCGACTTCCGCGCGAGCGAGCGCACGTTCCAGCTGCTGACCCAGGTCGCCGGGCGTGCGGGCCGGGGCGACCGGCCGGGCCGCGTGGTGATCCAGACGTATCGCCCCGAGGCGGTCGCGGTCGCCGCCGCGGGCCGGCACGACTACGCGTGGTTCTATCGGGCGGAGTCAGCGAGTCGGGCCGAACTCGGCTACCCGCCGTTCGGCCACGTGATCGCCGTCCGCTTCGATGGACCCGACCCCGGTGCCGTCCGCGCTGTCGCGCGGCAGTTCGAGGATCGGATCCGCGCGTTGCGCGCGCCCGGCGTGACGGCGCTCGGACCGGTCGAGGCTCCGCTCGCGCGCCTCAAGGGGCGATCGCGTTGGCACGTGTGGCTGCGCGGATCGGACCGCAAGGCGGTGCGCGCCGCGGCGCGCGCGCTGGTCGCGCCCGGCGTCGATCGTCCCGCGTCGGTGCGCGTCGTGGTGGACGTGGACCCCGTGTCGGCCCTGTAGTACGATGGCGCCGCCGTGCGCGTAATCCTCTGTAATTCTCGTCGCTTTGCGGCCTGGGTGTCGCGTCGGGCCGCAGTGGGCGCCGGCTGAGCGGCTGACGGTGACGCGCGCGACGACCGAACGTGGCGGCGACTCGGAGCGGGTCGTCGTCGTCGCTCGCCCGGACGACGCGGCCGAACTGCGCGCGCTGGTCGAGCAGGAGGGGTTCACGGTGGCATGGTGCGGCGGGGGCGACGACGACACGCTGCACCGCATCGTGGAACAACCGCCGTCTGCGGTCGTTCTGTCGGCCGCGCTCGACGCGGGCGATGCGCGCTCACTCGCGGCGGCGGTGAGGCGCGCGGCGCCGGCGACCGGGCTCGTGCTCGTCGGCGAAGACGACGGCCCCGTCCGCAACGCGCTCGACGCGCTCGACTTCGCCGTCGATCGGTTCGTCGGCCGGCCGCTGTCGGCCAAGGCGCTCGGCTTCGCCATCCGCTCGGCGGCCCGCGCGGCGGGACCGGGGGCGGCGGACGCCGCGCCGCGCTCGCCGGCGACGTCCGACTCGGAGTTGGGGGCGCTGCCGGCGCGCGAACCCACGATGATCTTGCCCGACGCAGGCGGCGACGTCCCCGCGGCTCCGGTCGTGGAGCCGGTGCCCGAATACGTACCGCCGGCGTCGAGCGACCTCGCGCGCGAGCTGCGCGAGAAGATGTCGGAGATGGCGCAGCGGCTGTTTCCCGGCCGCGCCGCGCCCGCGGCCGTCGGCCCGGAGGTCGACCCGCACGGCGAGATCGACCTCGGAGCCATCGGAACGCTCTCGGATGCGGCGGACGCCGATCCCTTTGCCGACATCGCCGAGGCGGACACGTTTAGCGACGACGCGCGCACGCCGCCGCCGCACTGGGCCGACGAGCCGAGCGGGGAGGGCAGCAACCCGGCGTTGTTCGGCGAGATTCCGGTGGACAATCGCGACGCCGGCGGCACGGGAGCCAGCGACGCGGCGGCGCGTCGCTCGCCGGCGCCGGTTCACGGGGTGCTCGCCGCCGACGGCGACGACGTCGCGTCGGTGTTTGCGCGGCTGTATCGCGATGCGGCGACCGGCGTGCTCACGTTCCGCCGCGGTGACGCCGCCAAGGTCGTCTGGTTCGATCGCGGCAAGCCGGTGTTCGCCACGTCGAACCTCCCTCACGACCGCATGGGCGATCTGCTGTACCGCGAGGGCAAGATTACGCG of Deltaproteobacteria bacterium contains these proteins:
- the egtD gene encoding L-histidine N(alpha)-methyltransferase; translated protein: MSIVHGPVRATMAADVLRGMLSVPKALPPKYFYDARGSRLFDAICDTPEYYPTRTERALLARVAADVVARVRPAELAELGSGAARKTRVFLSAMGAGRFVPIDISEPMLVASARDLVRDYPWLSVYGVVADLDADLRSLLPAPAGPRLWLFLGGTIGNFDDPAAIALLSRVRAAMGPGDALAVGMDLVKAPWRLIAAYNDAVGITAEFNRNVLRVINRELGADFDVESFDHVALWRPELEQIEMHLEARRPMVATIGRLGVRVRFASGERIHTENSRKYTRASARRIAGAAGLRELDWLVSDDGAFALALLAPESP
- a CDS encoding DUF4388 domain-containing protein, which translates into the protein MRPGCRVGPQWAPAERLTVTRATTERGGDSERVVVVARPDDAAELRALVEQEGFTVAWCGGGDDDTLHRIVEQPPSAVVLSAALDAGDARSLAAAVRRAAPATGLVLVGEDDGPVRNALDALDFAVDRFVGRPLSAKALGFAIRSAARAAGPGAADAAPRSPATSDSELGALPAREPTMILPDAGGDVPAAPVVEPVPEYVPPASSDLARELREKMSEMAQRLFPGRAAPAAVGPEVDPHGEIDLGAIGTLSDAADADPFADIAEADTFSDDARTPPPHWADEPSGEGSNPALFGEIPVDNRDAGGTGASDAAARRSPAPVHGVLAADGDDVASVFARLYRDAATGVLTFRRGDAAKVVWFDRGKPVFATSNLPHDRMGDLLYREGKITRAQYARSRELAAESGRRMGEILVDMGFLKRRELLPAVRRHLEDIVYSLFAWDAGDYAFEPGDAALDEKIRLSRHPAALIVEGVRRKYGLDQLEARLGAATSVVVARADADAAATLKEIELTPAERRAVALLDGTRTLEQVIAQSGLDALGVYAIAFGLVVLGLAELADTGDAGGSYSDVRDAPALVGATDLAIDRERVLAKFAQVEDGDYFAVLGVRRDATAFEIRRAYEAAKRDYAPETFPQQLRAELAEELAAIGALLDEAYAVLRDDALRASYRAHLID
- the priA gene encoding primosomal protein N', with protein sequence MDVAEVAVELPVAGTYHYEVPARWSMRPLVGARVLVPFGGRGVTGIVVAYPAAAAVPAGQMRPIEDVLDDVPPVSAELLDLCLWVARYYEAPPGEVLRAALPAGTRVTAARFVALTDAGREALAGAAGGALPRRLRDVLGRVAGAGGAIAARQLGARGIRREDVDALVASGLLQRTTARSRARVRPRTERVAVAVGPVDAAVRAALARAPKRLAVLEAIVAAGGAAAVADLKHAEPRAADHVRALSRAGLVEVVHRPVRRDGWAVAADDVATSAPVEPPQLTEPQRAALDQIARAVDDGVFRSFVLHGVTGSGKTEVYLHAIARALAAGKSAIVLVPEISLTPQLAARFRARFGDRVAVLHSGLSDGERFDEWHRLRRGQAAIALGARSAVFAPVDRLGVVVVDEEHDSSFKQEEGVRYHARDVALVRAQRAGAVCILGSATPSLESYRAAATGRHALLELPSRATARPLPEVDIVDLRTYQPEGDAMLTAPLAAAIDDALAAGDQVILFLNRRGFSTFVVCGRCGHAFRCPHCSVALTHHHRSRKLLCHYCGHSEPVPDRCTPCGGAKTILRRGIGTEKVAAAVGARYPGARVARLDRDSAAGAGLHDVLRRVARREVDILVGTQMVTKGHDFPGVTLVGVLCADTGLSLPDFRASERTFQLLTQVAGRAGRGDRPGRVVIQTYRPEAVAVAAAGRHDYAWFYRAESASRAELGYPPFGHVIAVRFDGPDPGAVRAVARQFEDRIRALRAPGVTALGPVEAPLARLKGRSRWHVWLRGSDRKAVRAAARALVAPGVDRPASVRVVVDVDPVSAL